Proteins from a single region of Lasioglossum baleicum chromosome 1, iyLasBale1, whole genome shotgun sequence:
- the LOC143212133 gene encoding adenylate kinase 8, whose translation MSDLQEIEKRMQQINARFVAYLEKHRIYELFHNIATQLIIHEPEDHLVFMKQYLETAAKRLDASKIILIAPPMFDRMALADIISEELGVHAFTLKELRKICEKDKDTCHCAESEDLAFAMRKMLETAAFAGGWVLVDLPRTKKEAQIFQRAAIIPTHVIQLIISNDYGNWEDICINDTYYRPCKLLNSMGKSDQRRYEKRLRGLREAYANCLIEVEVGIRNMDELGKDCAKLAKTKKHCGAPSIFRIVLIGSRGSGCTTLAKYLAERFNLVHVDYDYVADQCRLQKNPLGELLRMFEHRWGERPKPKIRMQIVEKHISNYECLKKGWVLTGYPKTVEDFKLLDLSPTPPNRVIFVEISGDVCRERLLNRRYSIVTGSKHSFTKSNNDAGDHNLAVHPRDYRLTVERDLQEYDENVTDMMRYTGESAVKIDGNETEKFVREKVEACLMHPAPDQKLRVPRPPPDIDPMDVEFDPDDEPDSSVFDNIRAREPAYVFL comes from the exons ATGTCTGACTTGCAAGAGATTGAGAAGAGGATGCAACAGATAAACGCGCGATTCGTAGCGTATTTAGAGAAACATCGCATATACGAACTATTCCac AACATCGCGACTCAGCTGATAATTCACGAGCCGGAAGATCATCTTGTATTCATGAAACAGTATCTGGAGACTGCCGCGAAGAGACTCGATGCTTCCAAGATTATTTTAATTGCACCGCCGATGTTTG ATAGGATGGCTCTTGCTGACATTATTTCCGAAGAATTGGGCGTTCATGCGTTTACCCTGAAGGAGCTtcggaaaatttgcgaaaaggaCAAA GATACCTGTCATTGCGCGGAATCGGAAGATCTTGCGTTCGCTATGCGAAAGATGTTGGAAACCGCAGCTTTTGCGGGCGGATGGGTTCTTGTTG ATTTACCAAGAACAAAAAAGGAGGCACAGATCTTCCAGCGCGCTGCCATAATACCGACGCACGTGATACAGCTGATAATCTCAAACGATTATG GCAATTGGGAGGATATTTGTATAAACGACACCTACTATCGTCCTTGTAAACTGCTCAATTCCATGGGAAAATCTGATCAACGTCGCTACGAGAAGCGTTTGCGAGGACTAAGGGAGGCGTATGCGAATTGTTTGATA GAAGTCGAGGTCGGAATTAGGAATATGGACGAGCTAGGAAAGGATTGCGCGAAATTAGCGAAAACGAAGAAGCATTGCGGGGCTCCATCCATCTTTCGCATCGTATTGATCGGCTCTAGGGGATCCGGGTGCACAACATTGGCGAAATATTTGGCCGAGCGGTTCAATCTTGTCCATG TCGACTACGATTATGTCGCGGACCAGTGCCGCCTGCAAAAGAATCCTCTTGGAGAGTTGCTACGAATGTTTGAACACAGGTGGGGAGAAAGACCGAAACCTAAAATTAGGATGCAAATTGTTGAG AAGCACATATCCAATTATGAGTGCTTGAAAAAGGGTTGGGTGTTAACCGGATACCCAAAGACAGTGGAAGACTTCAAGCTACTGGACCTTAGCCCTACTCCTCCAAACAG AGTGATATTCGTGGAGATCAGCGGCGATGTCTGCAGAGAAAGGTTGCTGAATCGCCGCTACAGTATCGTGACAGGTAGCAAGCATTCGTTTACGAAGAGTAACAACGATGCCGGGGACCATAACTTAGCTGTTCACCCCAGAGACTACAGGCTGACCGTCGAGCGAGAC TTGCAAGAGTACGATGAGAACGTAACTGACATGATGCGGTACACGGGCGAATCCGCGGTGAAAATTGATGGAAATGAAACCGAGAAGTTTGTCCGAGAGAAAGTGGAGGCATGTCTAATGCATCCAGCCCCAGATCAGAAGCTGAGAGTGCCGAGACCTCCGCCCGATATCGATCCGATGGACGTTGAATTTGATCCCGACGATGAGCCTGattctagcgtttttgacaataTACGCGCGCGCGAACCCGCCTACGTTTTTCTTTGA
- the Mus101 gene encoding mutagen-sensitive 101 isoform X1 has protein sequence MTYLTVQWCFQKHWSSKWQDIIYPVLFKIITQVSTSVVNMVNEQSQIDTDVNLYFVVRTEYKSEDDCNEDMWQAFNKCCDHDLQPTWVSEKNCIKMNPVKNDVFIFEEFKGDAFEKLKTFKCPIVGPKCLLLCFVNGEPIPEGTSPVYTTAMRGLCVCATGFAVQEKEHIRKLVEYMGGIFTRQLRCRVTHLVTASVMSAKYETAADMKIPIVTKEWVEAIWETNLKEFVQPDDSMFNKYKASVFLNLVVTSTSLPRRQKDEIKQLINNHGGTFMGALDGSKVTVLLAPENSPLTEKLKYAKQVNIACLVPNWVYASVKVGYALPFKDFVIKSMKACSTPEKSYAHETFDCSTISTIPCEVQGNCVDESLALTTMTNFSSLEFPSRDTIVNTAAILERLSFSEAKLSGPFLDGCNIYLAGFASNQRDKLNKILNVGSATRLDDISDALTHVVVGDENKAASDLKMLKSKGLCPHILTLEWLEESMKLKRPAPEDNYLFVQKHSVVEKVPEPPSPLSKKNLQMLQKPKKVSIPSFDIDKKLAMLQKEKESDLVEQYLKDTIVSTNDNTIQEFLKPHIPAKDDSDKIFVDDRRSQAKLSESSVSFGATENKYPADDSAVPISQTSTLNNRLFEGHTFVVVGFSEEESYVVATIVTMGGKVVSSTFAGIPDYGVVPKCGALLKHTVNEIVTDLFIEDCVNQEALVEIMYYHRPLSIKKHSNPLSGCVITMSMYTGIERTFLTTLATELGAMCQDIFVRKTNLEKNTYGSTHLVCPTPEGNKYNAAVKWKLPAVTAEWLKACVAQMKRVHEAAYLVGETIAPEILNETANTSASSSGINQMGPPANLANNDFATPKRHLPKLQSQDGSSGDTPLINKRLSLLMNKTPQSPFHVSTPETPYGQVYKPNPSPETRKGWLKWINNFPDLRVEEPPLKKRALSTPLSELKRQLWQKLKNQGQNPNDDANESLITDNDEPLPAAETPEAARDSNNVPSTTPISRKLDFPDEDTPLQNNEINLQIAQLHQVLQRTSSTPENRYSLSGENANSYNAEPSDPIQKFIVKDSQPIDAIVWEDPSHSKRSTFNEEQNENAVRDHRTVEHKGEEETEEDEKVPEEPKLPKKRKFMLSGIKDRTAYEQVIKDLGGEVSLDVNFDMSATHLLCIRPTRNEKMLGSIASGKWILHCMYLRDSEQEGKFLDEEKYEWGNPKSKDIIPNPTGEVEETIAAAVYKWRFQLLKNPSGPFHNMVALLLTSGEKYDQFKRLIEAGGGKVVQARPPYDTSPNGKKITHCFVNLRQHSQPIDWAMLASKGILCFMPQYLSDYLTAQTPLNPRDCVIPEFRMYLTLLPK, from the exons ATGACATATTTAACAGTTCAGTGGTGTTTTCAAA AACATTGGTCCAGCAAGTGGCAAGATATTATTTATCCAGTACTATTTAAAATCATTACACAAGTGTCAACCTCAGTCGTAAACATGGTCAATGAACAGAGTCAAATTGACACGGATGTGAATCTTTACTTTGTTGTACGAACGGAATACAAGTCTGAAGATGATTGTAATGAAGACATGTGGCAGGCATTCAAT AAATGCTGCGATCATGACCTACAACCAACATGGGTTAGCGAAAAGAATTGCATTAAAATGAATCCTGTTAAAAATGATGTCTTCATATTTGAGGAATTTAAGGGTGAtgcatttgaaaaattgaagacatTTAAATGCCC GATAGTCGGACCAAAATGTCTGCTACTTTGCTTTGTCAATGGTGAACCAATTCCAGAAGGTACAAGTCCAGTGTATACAACAGCCATGAGAGGGCTTTGTGTGTGCGCTACTGGTTTTGCGGTACAAGAAAAA GAACACATCAGAAAACTGGTAGAATACATGGGCGGTATTTTCACGAGGCAGTTGCGCTGTCGCGTAACGCATCTTGTAACAGCATCCGTAATGTCTGCGAAATACGAA ACTGCCGCAGATATGAAAATACCAATAGTCACTAAGGAATGGGTGGAAGCAATTTGGGAGacaaatttaaaagaatttgttcAGCCAGACGACAGCATGTTCAATAAATATAAGGCTTCTGTCTTTCTTAATTTAGTAGTGACGTCGACAAGCCTCCCAAGACGTCAGAAAGATGAAATCAAACAGTTAATCAATAATCATGGAGGg ACGTTTATGGGTGCGTTggatggttcaaaagttacagTTTTACTTGCTCCAGAAAATAGTCCTTTGACTGAGAAACTGAAATATGCTAAGCAAGTAAACATTGCTTGTTTGGTACCAAATTGGGTTTACGCGAGTGTAAAAGTCGGCTATGCATTGCCCTTTAAAGATTTCGTAATTAAATCAATGAAAGCATGTTCAACTCCAGAAAAATCATATG CACATGAAACATTTGATTGTTCCACCATAAGTACCATACCCTGTGAGGTACAAGGCAATTGCGTGGATGAAAGTTTAGCACTAACAACAAtgaccaatttttcttcattggAATTTCCATCCAGGGATACAATTG TTAACACAGCTGCAATTTTGGAAAGGCTATCTTTCAGTGAAGCAAAATTATCTGGTCCATTTTTGGATGGATGCAAT ATTTATCTTGCGGGATTCGCTTCCAATCAAAGAGACAAGCTGAACAAGATATTAAATGTAGGCAGTGCAACGCGTCTGGATGATATATCGGATGCTCTAACGCACGTTGTCGTCGGAGATGAAAATAAAGCCGCTAGTGACCTTAAAATGTTAAAGTCGAAAGGATTATG TCCCCATATTTTAACTTTGGAATGGCTGGAGGAAAGCATGAAACTAAAACGGCCAGCACCAGAagacaattatttatttgtacaaaagcACAGTGTAGTAGAAAAAGTTCCAGAACCCCCATCCCCGTTAAGCAAGAAA AATTTGCAGATGTTGCAGAAACCGAAAAAAGTGTCTATACCATCTTTTGACATAGATAAAAAGTTGGCGATGTTGCAAAAGGAAAAAGAGTCCGATCTTGTAGAACAATACCTTAAAGATACAATTG TATCAACAAACGATAATACTATACAAGAGTTCCTTAAACCGCACATACCCGCGAAGGATGACAGTGATAAAATTTTCGTCGACGATCGAAGGAGTCAGGCGAAGCTATCGGAAAGCTCAGTTTCATTTGGAgcgacagaaaataaatatccTGCGGATGACAGTGCTGTTCCTATCAGTCAGACATCGACGTTAAATAATAGGCTATTCGAAG GACACACGTTCGTCGTGGTCGGCTTCAGCGAAGAAGAGAGCTATGTGGTAGCAACAATAGTAACAATGGGTGGGAAAGTGGTTTCGAGCACGTTTGCTGGTATTCCAGACTACGGAGTTGTACCGAAATGTGGTGCACTGTTGAAACATACCGTCAACGAGATTGTCACTGACTTGTTTATa GAAGACTGTGTAAACCAGGAAGCACTAGTCGAGATCATGTACTATCACAGACCTCTATCTATAAAGAAACATTCGAACCCATTATCAGGCTGCGTTATTACGATGAGTATGTACACTGGTATAGAAAGAACATTCCTTACAACGCTAGCCACAGAATTGGGTGCCAT GTGCCAGGATATTTTTGTACGCAAAACCAATCTTGAAAAGAACACTTATGGAAGCACACATTTGGTCTGCCCGACGCCGGAAGGGaataaatacaatgctgcggTGAAATGGAAATTACCAGCTGTCACAGCTGAGTGGCTGAAAGCTTGTGTAGCTCAAATGAAACGTGTCCATGAGGCAGCGTACCTTGTAGGGGAGACTATAG CTCCCGAAATATTGAACGAGACCGCAAACACAAGTGCATCTAGTTCCGGTATAAATCAAATGGGTCCTCCAGCGAATTTGGCAAATAACGACTTTGCTACTCCGAAACGCCATTTACCGAAATTACAG AGTCAAGACGGCAGTTCAGGTGACACTCCACTAATAAATAAACGACTGAGCTTGCTTATGAACAAGACTCCACAATCTCCGTTCCACGTGTCAACGCCTGAAACACCGTACGGACAGGTGTATAAACCAAACCCATCACCAGAGACAAGGAAAGGATGGCTCAAATGGATTAACAATTTTCCAGATTTAAGGGTGGAGGAACCTCCGTTGAAAAAGAGAGCACTTAGCACT CCTCTTTCCGAATTGAAGAGACAATtatggcaaaaattgaaaaatcaagGCCAGAATCCGAAC gaCGATGCAAATGAATCACTGATCACCGACAATGACGAACCACTACCAGCTGCAGAAACGCCCGAGGCAGCGAGAGATAGCAATAATGTTCCGTCTACGACGCCTATTAGTAGAAAATTAGATTTTCCCGACGAGGATACGCCGTTAcagaataatgaaattaatct ACAAATTGCGCAACTGCATCAAGTACTTCAGAGAACCTCGAGCACCCCCGAAAATAGGTACTCCCTTTCCGGAGAAAATGCGAACTCGTATAACGCAGAGCCTTCTGATCCTATACAAAAAT TCATTGTGAAAGATTCTCAACCTATCGATGCTATTGTATGGGAAGATCCAAGTCACTCGAAACGC tcaaCGTTCAACGAAGAACAGAACGAAAACGCTGTTCGTGATCACCGTACGGTAGAACACAAAGGAGAAGAGGAAACTGAGGAGGACGAGAAGGTGCCAGAAGAACCAAAGCTTCCAAAGAAACGGAAATTCATGTTGTCTGGCATAAAG gaCAGAACAGCGTACGAACAAGTAATTAAAGATCTCGGTGGCGAGGTATCGTTAGACGTTAATTTCGACATGAGTGCAACGCATTTACTTTGCATCAGACCAACCAGAAACGAAAAGATGTTGGGTAGTATAGCGTCAGGAAAATGGATACTGCACTGTATGTACTTGCGAGATTCTGAGCAAGAAGGAAAATTCCTTGAT GAAGAAAAATACGAGTGGGGCAATCCAAAGAGTAAAGATATTATACCAAACCCGACAGGAGAAGTGGAAGAGACGATTGCTGCCGCGGTTTACAAATGGAGGTTTCAATTGTTGAAAAACCCATCTGGCCCGTTTCACAATATGGTGGCACTGCTACTAACTTCCGGCGAAAAGTATGACCAATTTAAAAGACTGATCGAGGCTGGAGGCGGTAAAGTCGTTCAAGCAAG GCCGCCGTACGACACAAGTCCGAACGGGAAAAAGATTACGCATTGTTTCGTCAATCTGAGACAACACAGTCAACCGATTGACTGGGCAATGTTGGCGAGCAAAGGCATCCTCTGCTTCATGCCACAATATTTGAGCGATTATCTAACCGCTCAAACGCCGCTGAATCCACGGGATTGCGTAATCCCGGAGTTCAGAATGTATTTAACGTTGCTACCGAAGTAA
- the Mus101 gene encoding mutagen-sensitive 101 isoform X2, which translates to MVNEQSQIDTDVNLYFVVRTEYKSEDDCNEDMWQAFNKCCDHDLQPTWVSEKNCIKMNPVKNDVFIFEEFKGDAFEKLKTFKCPIVGPKCLLLCFVNGEPIPEGTSPVYTTAMRGLCVCATGFAVQEKEHIRKLVEYMGGIFTRQLRCRVTHLVTASVMSAKYETAADMKIPIVTKEWVEAIWETNLKEFVQPDDSMFNKYKASVFLNLVVTSTSLPRRQKDEIKQLINNHGGTFMGALDGSKVTVLLAPENSPLTEKLKYAKQVNIACLVPNWVYASVKVGYALPFKDFVIKSMKACSTPEKSYAHETFDCSTISTIPCEVQGNCVDESLALTTMTNFSSLEFPSRDTIVNTAAILERLSFSEAKLSGPFLDGCNIYLAGFASNQRDKLNKILNVGSATRLDDISDALTHVVVGDENKAASDLKMLKSKGLCPHILTLEWLEESMKLKRPAPEDNYLFVQKHSVVEKVPEPPSPLSKKNLQMLQKPKKVSIPSFDIDKKLAMLQKEKESDLVEQYLKDTIVSTNDNTIQEFLKPHIPAKDDSDKIFVDDRRSQAKLSESSVSFGATENKYPADDSAVPISQTSTLNNRLFEGHTFVVVGFSEEESYVVATIVTMGGKVVSSTFAGIPDYGVVPKCGALLKHTVNEIVTDLFIEDCVNQEALVEIMYYHRPLSIKKHSNPLSGCVITMSMYTGIERTFLTTLATELGAMCQDIFVRKTNLEKNTYGSTHLVCPTPEGNKYNAAVKWKLPAVTAEWLKACVAQMKRVHEAAYLVGETIAPEILNETANTSASSSGINQMGPPANLANNDFATPKRHLPKLQSQDGSSGDTPLINKRLSLLMNKTPQSPFHVSTPETPYGQVYKPNPSPETRKGWLKWINNFPDLRVEEPPLKKRALSTPLSELKRQLWQKLKNQGQNPNDDANESLITDNDEPLPAAETPEAARDSNNVPSTTPISRKLDFPDEDTPLQNNEINLQIAQLHQVLQRTSSTPENRYSLSGENANSYNAEPSDPIQKFIVKDSQPIDAIVWEDPSHSKRSTFNEEQNENAVRDHRTVEHKGEEETEEDEKVPEEPKLPKKRKFMLSGIKDRTAYEQVIKDLGGEVSLDVNFDMSATHLLCIRPTRNEKMLGSIASGKWILHCMYLRDSEQEGKFLDEEKYEWGNPKSKDIIPNPTGEVEETIAAAVYKWRFQLLKNPSGPFHNMVALLLTSGEKYDQFKRLIEAGGGKVVQARPPYDTSPNGKKITHCFVNLRQHSQPIDWAMLASKGILCFMPQYLSDYLTAQTPLNPRDCVIPEFRMYLTLLPK; encoded by the exons ATGGTCAATGAACAGAGTCAAATTGACACGGATGTGAATCTTTACTTTGTTGTACGAACGGAATACAAGTCTGAAGATGATTGTAATGAAGACATGTGGCAGGCATTCAAT AAATGCTGCGATCATGACCTACAACCAACATGGGTTAGCGAAAAGAATTGCATTAAAATGAATCCTGTTAAAAATGATGTCTTCATATTTGAGGAATTTAAGGGTGAtgcatttgaaaaattgaagacatTTAAATGCCC GATAGTCGGACCAAAATGTCTGCTACTTTGCTTTGTCAATGGTGAACCAATTCCAGAAGGTACAAGTCCAGTGTATACAACAGCCATGAGAGGGCTTTGTGTGTGCGCTACTGGTTTTGCGGTACAAGAAAAA GAACACATCAGAAAACTGGTAGAATACATGGGCGGTATTTTCACGAGGCAGTTGCGCTGTCGCGTAACGCATCTTGTAACAGCATCCGTAATGTCTGCGAAATACGAA ACTGCCGCAGATATGAAAATACCAATAGTCACTAAGGAATGGGTGGAAGCAATTTGGGAGacaaatttaaaagaatttgttcAGCCAGACGACAGCATGTTCAATAAATATAAGGCTTCTGTCTTTCTTAATTTAGTAGTGACGTCGACAAGCCTCCCAAGACGTCAGAAAGATGAAATCAAACAGTTAATCAATAATCATGGAGGg ACGTTTATGGGTGCGTTggatggttcaaaagttacagTTTTACTTGCTCCAGAAAATAGTCCTTTGACTGAGAAACTGAAATATGCTAAGCAAGTAAACATTGCTTGTTTGGTACCAAATTGGGTTTACGCGAGTGTAAAAGTCGGCTATGCATTGCCCTTTAAAGATTTCGTAATTAAATCAATGAAAGCATGTTCAACTCCAGAAAAATCATATG CACATGAAACATTTGATTGTTCCACCATAAGTACCATACCCTGTGAGGTACAAGGCAATTGCGTGGATGAAAGTTTAGCACTAACAACAAtgaccaatttttcttcattggAATTTCCATCCAGGGATACAATTG TTAACACAGCTGCAATTTTGGAAAGGCTATCTTTCAGTGAAGCAAAATTATCTGGTCCATTTTTGGATGGATGCAAT ATTTATCTTGCGGGATTCGCTTCCAATCAAAGAGACAAGCTGAACAAGATATTAAATGTAGGCAGTGCAACGCGTCTGGATGATATATCGGATGCTCTAACGCACGTTGTCGTCGGAGATGAAAATAAAGCCGCTAGTGACCTTAAAATGTTAAAGTCGAAAGGATTATG TCCCCATATTTTAACTTTGGAATGGCTGGAGGAAAGCATGAAACTAAAACGGCCAGCACCAGAagacaattatttatttgtacaaaagcACAGTGTAGTAGAAAAAGTTCCAGAACCCCCATCCCCGTTAAGCAAGAAA AATTTGCAGATGTTGCAGAAACCGAAAAAAGTGTCTATACCATCTTTTGACATAGATAAAAAGTTGGCGATGTTGCAAAAGGAAAAAGAGTCCGATCTTGTAGAACAATACCTTAAAGATACAATTG TATCAACAAACGATAATACTATACAAGAGTTCCTTAAACCGCACATACCCGCGAAGGATGACAGTGATAAAATTTTCGTCGACGATCGAAGGAGTCAGGCGAAGCTATCGGAAAGCTCAGTTTCATTTGGAgcgacagaaaataaatatccTGCGGATGACAGTGCTGTTCCTATCAGTCAGACATCGACGTTAAATAATAGGCTATTCGAAG GACACACGTTCGTCGTGGTCGGCTTCAGCGAAGAAGAGAGCTATGTGGTAGCAACAATAGTAACAATGGGTGGGAAAGTGGTTTCGAGCACGTTTGCTGGTATTCCAGACTACGGAGTTGTACCGAAATGTGGTGCACTGTTGAAACATACCGTCAACGAGATTGTCACTGACTTGTTTATa GAAGACTGTGTAAACCAGGAAGCACTAGTCGAGATCATGTACTATCACAGACCTCTATCTATAAAGAAACATTCGAACCCATTATCAGGCTGCGTTATTACGATGAGTATGTACACTGGTATAGAAAGAACATTCCTTACAACGCTAGCCACAGAATTGGGTGCCAT GTGCCAGGATATTTTTGTACGCAAAACCAATCTTGAAAAGAACACTTATGGAAGCACACATTTGGTCTGCCCGACGCCGGAAGGGaataaatacaatgctgcggTGAAATGGAAATTACCAGCTGTCACAGCTGAGTGGCTGAAAGCTTGTGTAGCTCAAATGAAACGTGTCCATGAGGCAGCGTACCTTGTAGGGGAGACTATAG CTCCCGAAATATTGAACGAGACCGCAAACACAAGTGCATCTAGTTCCGGTATAAATCAAATGGGTCCTCCAGCGAATTTGGCAAATAACGACTTTGCTACTCCGAAACGCCATTTACCGAAATTACAG AGTCAAGACGGCAGTTCAGGTGACACTCCACTAATAAATAAACGACTGAGCTTGCTTATGAACAAGACTCCACAATCTCCGTTCCACGTGTCAACGCCTGAAACACCGTACGGACAGGTGTATAAACCAAACCCATCACCAGAGACAAGGAAAGGATGGCTCAAATGGATTAACAATTTTCCAGATTTAAGGGTGGAGGAACCTCCGTTGAAAAAGAGAGCACTTAGCACT CCTCTTTCCGAATTGAAGAGACAATtatggcaaaaattgaaaaatcaagGCCAGAATCCGAAC gaCGATGCAAATGAATCACTGATCACCGACAATGACGAACCACTACCAGCTGCAGAAACGCCCGAGGCAGCGAGAGATAGCAATAATGTTCCGTCTACGACGCCTATTAGTAGAAAATTAGATTTTCCCGACGAGGATACGCCGTTAcagaataatgaaattaatct ACAAATTGCGCAACTGCATCAAGTACTTCAGAGAACCTCGAGCACCCCCGAAAATAGGTACTCCCTTTCCGGAGAAAATGCGAACTCGTATAACGCAGAGCCTTCTGATCCTATACAAAAAT TCATTGTGAAAGATTCTCAACCTATCGATGCTATTGTATGGGAAGATCCAAGTCACTCGAAACGC tcaaCGTTCAACGAAGAACAGAACGAAAACGCTGTTCGTGATCACCGTACGGTAGAACACAAAGGAGAAGAGGAAACTGAGGAGGACGAGAAGGTGCCAGAAGAACCAAAGCTTCCAAAGAAACGGAAATTCATGTTGTCTGGCATAAAG gaCAGAACAGCGTACGAACAAGTAATTAAAGATCTCGGTGGCGAGGTATCGTTAGACGTTAATTTCGACATGAGTGCAACGCATTTACTTTGCATCAGACCAACCAGAAACGAAAAGATGTTGGGTAGTATAGCGTCAGGAAAATGGATACTGCACTGTATGTACTTGCGAGATTCTGAGCAAGAAGGAAAATTCCTTGAT GAAGAAAAATACGAGTGGGGCAATCCAAAGAGTAAAGATATTATACCAAACCCGACAGGAGAAGTGGAAGAGACGATTGCTGCCGCGGTTTACAAATGGAGGTTTCAATTGTTGAAAAACCCATCTGGCCCGTTTCACAATATGGTGGCACTGCTACTAACTTCCGGCGAAAAGTATGACCAATTTAAAAGACTGATCGAGGCTGGAGGCGGTAAAGTCGTTCAAGCAAG GCCGCCGTACGACACAAGTCCGAACGGGAAAAAGATTACGCATTGTTTCGTCAATCTGAGACAACACAGTCAACCGATTGACTGGGCAATGTTGGCGAGCAAAGGCATCCTCTGCTTCATGCCACAATATTTGAGCGATTATCTAACCGCTCAAACGCCGCTGAATCCACGGGATTGCGTAATCCCGGAGTTCAGAATGTATTTAACGTTGCTACCGAAGTAA
- the LOC143212138 gene encoding cytochrome P450 6k1: protein MVLATLIINALVILPVIGVLLYLYMNYSHTYWQKRGVPSTSGHWFFGNVKDAMLLRKNPSFLIGDLFLNAKPENDVYGFYMLHKPFLIIRNPELIKQVMIKDFHAFADRFFTAESRHDKLGSTNLFTIKNPEWRHLRTKITPVFTSGKMKNLFHLIVETTESMKNYLHSEVSGSKPKGIMMREVALKYTTDIISSVAFGVHVNSFDKNNEFFEKAQEGTTPTFRRTAQFLFMFFFPSISKYIGGQLLGNATDYFRSVFWDSMENREMSKTKRGDLIDSLIEIKSDVKDNDFKLEGDVLVSQAAIFFVAGRESSVTTICFALYELARHPIIQKRVREEILEKIKTQGLTYESVQDMKYLHQVMCETLRLYPAAPILDRVATTDYKIPGTDIVIEKGTPIYIPLCGLQRDPRYFPDPDHFDPDRFSDENKGNIKPFTYMPFGEGPRNCIGIRLGELQSTMGVITVIKDFEVSLDSTYKYGVDPHSVFLTAPHGFKLNLTKL, encoded by the exons ATGGTGCTCGCAACACTGATAATAAATGCTCTGGTCATCCTACCGGTGATAGGGGTGCTGTTGTACCTGTACATGAATTATTCGCACACCTACTGGCAAAAGAGGGGTGTTCCTTCGACATCGGGACATTGGTTCTTTGGGAACGTGAAGGATGCTATGCTACTTCGAAAGAATCCCTCATTCTTAATTGGCGACTTGTTCTTAAACGCTAAACCGGAAAACGATGTCTATGGGTTCTATATGCTACACAAACCCTTCCTGATCATTAGGAATCCAGAACTGATCAAACAGGTCATGATCAAGGATTTCCATGCTTTCGCAGACCGATTCTTCACCGCTGAATCCCGTCACGACAAACTTGGCAGCACCAATCTGTTCACCATCAAAAATCCGGAATGGAGACACTTAAG AACGAAGATAACACCTGTGTTCACGAGCGGAAAAATGAAGAATCTGTTCCACTTGATAGTCGAGACCACAGAGTCGATGAAAAACTATTTGCATAGCGAAGTGTCTGGATCAAAACCAAAGGGCATTATGATGAGGGAGGTTGCTTTGAAATACACTACAGACATTATATCCTCGGTTGCTTTTGGAGTTCATGTGAATTCTTTCGACAAGAACAACGAGTTCTTTGAAAAAG CGCAAGAAGGAACTACACCCACGTTTAGGCGAACCGCGCAATTCTTATTCATGTTTTTCTTCCCGTCAATATCGAAGTATATAGGCGGGCAATTGTTAGGTAATGCCACGGACTATTTCCGTAGTGTGTTTTGGGATTCCATGGAGAACCGGGAAATGTCGAAGACGAAACGGGGAGACTTGATTGATTCACTGATCGAGATTAAGAGTGATGTAAAAGATAACGATTTTA AATTGGAGGGGGATGTTTTGGTGAGCCAGGCGGCTATCTTTTTCGTTGCTGGTCGCGAGTCCAGTGTGACCACGATATGTTTCGCGCTGTACGAGCTCGCTAGACACCCAATTATACAGAAGCGGGTGCGCGAAGAGATTCTGGAGAAGATAAAAACCCAGGGTTTGACGTATGAGAGCGTACAGGATATGAAGTACCTACATCAAGTGATGTGCGAGACTCTGAGGCTGTACCCAGCAGCTCCTATTCTCGACAGAGTGGCTACTACCGATTACAAG ATACCGGGAACTGATATAGTAATAGAAAAAGGAACGCCGATATATATACCTCTGTGCGGACTCCAACGCGATCCGAGATACTTCCCTGATCCGGATCATTTTGATCCTGACAGATTCAGCGACGAAAATAAGGGCAACATTAAACCGTTTACGTATATGCCCTTTGGAGAAGGTCCAAGAAATTGTATTG GGATAAGGCTTGGAGAACTGCAGTCTACTATGGGAGTGATCACAGTGATCAAGGATTTTGAAGTTTCGCTAGATTCCACATACAAATACGGAGTCGACCCGCATAGCGTTTTCCTTACAGCTCCGCATGGTTTCAAATTGAATTTAACGAAACTGTAA